One segment of Purpureocillium takamizusanense chromosome 7, complete sequence DNA contains the following:
- a CDS encoding uncharacterized protein (COG:K~EggNog:ENOG503NVT6~TransMembrane:1 (o852-872i)) produces MLSNPLQRYSPYHNPAVVAPVGAPVAVTGPPPSAYNTQLAQAHLQTESFGGFRQDHGYGFQPPPPLDREMAGTSPPMGPPMPHSKPKHYHASGPGGRSSTASAPIRRRISRACDQCNQLRTKCDGRHPCAHCIELNLSCEYMREKKKRGKASRKDLAERAAAQAAAVAGQGGDANKAHGSNDQGDSVIHASHGSDASTGTRHANDSDFQTRQTTVSSDMSDQSHLAEDTAAERDEMESNQAIDLNGYGRLSTGYERHGMGTSMMGSPSYSNDPNHNMPGYPLSFGLLPQSPAAFNGPGYRMGNSPLTGYQLTGGASPGWGVGITSPSGQFQAQPPQHQVQHKALGHAGLRYPVLEPLAPHLGNIVPFNLACDLLDLYFSSSSSAQMHPMSPYVLGFVFRKRAILHPTRPRKCQPALLASMLWVAAQTSDASLLTSSPTARAQICQKLLDLTVRFLKPLIHTPMGETLLTTGNASIGAVGMAGLGAAMPGSLGVDGLSGEAGSFGAAGQLDDVATYIHLATVVSASEYKGASVRWWNIAWSLARELKLGRELPTGHIPPNAERNETGHDGGIEDHDIYRSIPGFVTEEEREERRRIWWLLYTVDRHLALCYNRPMFLLDIECESLLQPLDDNIWQKGDFSTFLDNNRDQGALGPGSQGFGAQGARLAGPQFECRGHSIFGYFLPLMTILGEVVDLHHAKNHPRFGIDFRAAHEWDAQAEEIRRHLEVYEQSLKRFEGQFLPRQSDGGKVDPGRADGDMTRMNDTSSPSAQSVYTNASNRMTENEIQARITVAYGTHVMHVLHILLSDKWDPISLLDDNDLWISSQAFITATGHAVSAADAIAQILEFDPGLEFMPFFFGVYLLQGSFLLLLIADKLQFEASPNVIRACEIIVRAHEACVVTLNTEYQRNFSKVMRSALAVVRGRVPQDLGEQHQRRRELLGLYRWTGGGTGLAL; encoded by the exons ATGCTGTCCAACCCGCTGCAGCGGTACTCTCCTTATCACAACCCGGCTGTTGTCGCACCGGTTGGCGCGCCGGTTGCTGTcaccgggccgccgccctcggcctaCAACACGCAGCTTGCACAGGCTCATCTCCAAACGGAAAGCTTTGGGGGCTTCAGGCAAGACCATGGCTATGGATTtcaaccgccgccacccttGGACCGGGAGATGGCCGGTACCAGCCCGCCCATGGGCCCTCCTATGCCTCACTCGAAGCCCAAGCATTACCACGCCAGCGGCCCCGGAGGTAGGTCCTCGACAGCCTCGGCGCCCATCAGGCGGCGCATCAGCCGTGCCTGCGATCAGTGCAACCAGCTTCGGACGAAGTGCGATGGACGACACCCTTGCGCCCACTGCATTG AGCTCAACCTAAGTTGTGAGTATATGCGCgaaaagaagaagcgagGCAAGGCGTCTCGCAAGGACCTCGCCGAgagggctgctgctcaggCCGCGGCTGTGGCTGGTCAAGGTGGTGATGCAAACAAAGCCCATGGTTCCAATGACCAAGGGGACTCGGTCATCCACGCCAGTCACGGCAGCGACGCGTCGACAGGCACGCGGCACGCAAACGATTCTGACTTTCAAACGCGCCAAACCACTGTGTCTAGTGACATGTCGGATCAGTCTCACCTCGCTGAAGACACTGCTGCGGAGAGGGACGAAATGGAGAGCAACCAGGCGATCGACCTCAACGGTTATGGAAGACTCTCCACTGGGTACGaacggcatggcatgggtaCTAGCATGATGGGGAGCCCAAGCTACTCCAACGACCCTAACCATAATATGCCAGGGTATCCGTTATCTTTCGGGCTGCTGCCACAAAGTCCAGCTGCTTTCAACGGCCCCGGATATCGCATGGGAAACAGCCCGCTTACCGGATACCAGCTGACCGGAGGGGCATCTCCCGGCTGGGGTGTCGGAATAACGTCACCTTCTGGGCAATTCCAGGCGCAACCACCCCAGCATCAGGTCCAGCACAAGGCCTTGGGCCACGCTGGCCTTCGATATCCCGTCCTGGAACCGCTCGCACCGCACTTGGGCAACATTGTTCCCTTTAATCTCGCCTGTGACTTGCTCGATCTTTACttctcgtcatcatcgtctgcCCAGATGCACCCAATGTCGCCATATGTGCTGGGGTTTGTGTTCCGGAAGAGGGCCATTCTCCATCCAACTCGGCCACGGAAATGTCAGCCAGCCCTACTGGCTAGCATGCTCTGGGTGGCTGCGCAAACAAGCGATGCTTCTTTGCTGACCAGCTCTCCAACAGCGAGGGCTCAGATCTGCCAGAAGCTTTTGGATTTGACAGTCAGATTTCTCAAGCCTCTGATTCATACTCCGATGGGAGAGACCCTACTGACTACTGGTAATGCGAGCATCGGAGCAGTGGGAATGGCCGGCTTGGGCGCTGCGATGCCAGGATCGTTGGGCGTTGACGGCCTCTCAGGGGAAGCAGGGTCGTTCGGGGCAGCGGGTcagctcgacgacgttgcaACGTACATCCACCTGGCCACGGTAGTCTCCGCCAGCGAGTACAAGGGCGCCAGTGTGAGGTGGTGGAACATCGCATGGTCGCTTGCTCGCGAGCTCAAACTCGGACGAGAGCTCCCAACTGGCCACATACCCCCGAACGCTGAACGAAACGAGACGGGTCATgatggcggcatcgaggaccATGACATCTACCGGAGCATACCGGGCTTTgtgacggaggaggagcgagAAGAGCGCCGGCGGATCTGGTGGCTGCTCTACACCGTTGACAGGCACCTGGCTCTCTGCTACAACCGACCAATGTTTCTCCTTGACATTGAATGCGAGAGCCTGTTGCAGCCCTTGGACGATAACATCTGGCAAAAGGGAGACTTTTCCACGTTTTTAGACAACAACCGCGACCAGGGCGCGCTCGGTCCCGGCTCCCAAGGTTTTGGTGCTCAGGGTGCTCGGCTCGCGGGACCACAGTTCGAGTGTCGTGGCCATAGTATCTTTGGCTACTTCCTCCCACTCATGACTATACTAGGCGAAGTCGTCGACTTGCATCACGCCAAGAATCACCCTCGTTTCGGCATCGACTTCCGGGCTGCTCACGAATGGGATGCCCAGGCGGAAGAGATTCGCCGCCACCTCGAGGTATACGAGCAAAGCCTCAAGAGGTTTGAGGGGCAGTTTTTGCCACGACAATCGGACGGTGGCAAGGTGGATCCTGGTCGAGCCGATGGCGATATGACGAGAATGAACGACACGAGCAGTCCATCAGCGCAATCGGTATACACCAATGCCTCGAATCGCATGACAGAGAATGAGATCCAAGCCCGGATAACAGTGGCGTACGGAACACACGTTATGCATGTGCTTCATATTTTGCTTAGCGACAAGTGGGATCCGATCAGTCTCCTTGACGACAACGACTTGTGGATTTCAAGTCAGGCCTTTATCACAGCAACGGGACATGCGGTTTCGGCAGCAGATGCGATTGCACAAATACTCGAGTTTGATCCCGGCCTGGAATTCATGCCTTTCTTCTTCGGCGTTTATCTCTTGCAAGGATCGTTTTTGTTGCTGTTGATTGCGGACAAGCTGCAATTCGAGGCGTCGCCGAATGTCATTAGGGCATGCGAGATTATTGTGCGAGCTCACGAAGCGTGCGTGGTTACGCTCAACACTGAGTATCAG CGTAATTTCAGCAAGGTTATGCGAAGTGCTTTGGCTGTTGTTCGTGGGCGGGTACCCCAAGATCTCGGTGAGCAGCATCAACGGCGGAGAGAACTCCTCGGACTGTACCGATGGACTGGCGGGGGGACGGGTCTCGCCCTCTGA
- the NIT4 gene encoding Nitrogen assimilation transcription factor nit-4 (EggNog:ENOG503NWSV~COG:B), producing MAGTGPRAMSQHELLEARHAPADASAMTMTAATSSTGTKKKPRRAPEASASQKRRCISTACIACRKRKSKCDGAIPSCAACASVYGTECIYDPNSDHRRKGVYREKVDSMKARNSTLQILVEAILNASEDDVPAIVRRIRACDSLDNVAQQIANSAPDSGVATPEQTDEEYSLGAMPVEGEKELARKMGELRLENGCVRFIGGTSHLIYHGEPADTPDAECQPEQYPASDNPIASWTRVTADTTLITHLINMYFHYHYAYFTTLSKKLFWRDFAKGREGLESGPTPHCSPLLVNAMLALGCHFTDVPGAYATPGDSRTKGDHFFAEAKRLILVNDEFARPRLVTVQALALMSVREAGCARESKGWVYSGMSFRMAQDLGLNLDVAGTTKSRMSDEEIDARKMTYWGCFVFDKCWSNYMGRLPQLPRNGSNVAKFDVFPEEDAAMWSPLTDKGYEETYEQPWRTRAVALQLSNLSEISSELLIFFYHPNHIGRSRGKSAELKKLSELHQRLEEWRKQLPNEFEPKEGQLPNVILMHMFFHLQYIHLFRPFLKYSPSASPLPAHVSPRRICTANAGAISKLMRLYKKTYNLRQICNIAVYMTHSACTIHLLNLPEKSARRDITHGVRHLEEIAEDWLCARRTLSILSVLARKWNCELPDDAAFVLKRTDEKYGFFNTSDVPSPASSPHTSPLLSDDASIATSQRDYSPISQYAQAHMNPFTLPSTSIDAMMSPLDAVGGAPAMPQPQRPHGVTFDSERLELNPDLLEGWSRQATSAPESDFGSSFARMPANGAGMMENTGAESAGRQAPSGQGPVMNSQRWIINDSARWHQNFDGWDLVGGIPNNSVFMFGDQDRGGSIQNPSEPSDQARADFEGLAASLSGGGWLPGLD from the exons atggccggcaCGGGCCCTCGAGCCATGTCGCAACATGAACTCCTAGAGGCTCGCCATGCTCCTGCGGATGCATCGGCTATGACCATGACCGCTGCCACCTCGTCCACCGGCACCAAGAAGaaacctcgtcgagcgcctgaGGCATCGGCCAGCCAGAAGAGACGATGCATCAGTACTGCTTGCATTGCATGTCGCAAACGCAAGTCCAAgtgcgacggcgccatcccAAGCTGCGCAGCCTGCGCCAGCGTCTATGGCACCGAGTGCATCTACGACCCCAACTCGGACCACCGCCGCAAGGGCGTCTACCGTGAGAAGGTCGACAGCATGAAGGCTCGCAACTCGACCTTGCAGATCCTCGTCGAAGCCATCCTGAACGCCTCCGAGGACGATGTCCCGGCCATAGTCCGGCGGATCCGGGCTTGCGATTCCCTCGACAATGTCGCCCAGCAGATCGCAAATTCGGCTCCGGATAGCGGTGTCGCGACCCCTGAACAGACTGATGAGGAATACTCCCTCGGTGCCATGCCTGTTGAGGGCGAGAAGGAGTTAGCCCGCAAGATGGGCGAGCTCCGACTCGAAAACGGGTGCGTCCGCTTCATAGGTGGCACTTCCCATCTCATCTACCACGGCGAACCCGCAGATACGCCTGATGCAGAATGCCAGCCTGAACAGTACCCCGCGAGCGACAATCCCATCGCCTCTTGGACTCGTGTCACGGCAGACACGACGCTCATCACTCACCTCATCAACATGTACTTCCATTACCACTACGCCTACTTCACCACCTTATCCAAGAAGCTCTTCTGGCGCGATTTCGCCAAGGGCAGAGAGGGCTTAGAGAGCGGCCCGACGCCCCATTGCTCCCCGCTGTTGGTCAACGCGATGCTTGCACTGGGCTGTCACTTCACGGATGTTCCCGGCGCTTACGCCACTCCCGGCGACAGCAGGACCAAGGGAGATCATTTCTTTGCCGAGGCCAAGCGGCTCATTCTGGTCAATGACGAGTTCGCACGGCCTCGCTTGGTAACTGTTCAAGCTCTGGCGCTCATGTCCGTCAGAGAAGCTGGATGCGCCCGAGAATCCAAGGGTTGGGTTTACAGCGGCATGAGCTTCCGAATGGCTCAGGATCTGGGTTTGAACCTGGACGTCGCTGGCACCACGAAGAGTCGCATGAGCGACGAAGAGATTGATGCCAGGAAAATGACGTACTGGGGCTGTTTTGTTTTCGACAAATGCTGGTCCAATTACATGGGCAGACTACCTCAGCTACCTCGGAACGGCTCCAACGTGGCCAAGTTTGACGTTTTTCCGGAGGAAGATGCTGCGATGTGGTCGCCTCTCACAGACAAGGGCTACGAAGAGACCTACGAGCAGCCATGGAGGACTCGGGCCGTCGCACTGCAGCTGTCCAACTTATCCGAAATCAGCAGTGAACTTTTGATATTCTTCTATCATCCCAACCACATTGGAAGGTCCCGAGGCAAGTCCGCagagctcaagaagctcagCGAACTTCATCAGCGTCTGGAGGAGTGGCGCAAGCAGCTGCCCAACGAGTTCGAACCGAAGGAGGGCCAGTTGCCCAACGTGATCCTCATGCA CATGTTCTTCCATCTACAGTACATCCATCTTTTTCGGCCGTTCTTGAAGTATTCtccgtccgcctcgccacTACCAGCCCATGTTTCGCCCCGTAGGATATGCACAGCCAATGCCGGGGCCATCTCAAAACTCATGAGACTATACAAGAAGACCTACAATCTACGGCAAATCTGCAACATTGCCGTATACATGACACACAGTGCCTGCACAATCCACCTCCTCAACCTCCCCGAAAAGAGTGCTCGGCGTGATATCACTCACGGCGTCAGGCATTTGGAAGAAATCGCCGAGGACTGGCTTTGCGCCCGGCGGACACTGAGCATTCTCAGCGTGTTGGCGAGAAAGTGGAATTGCGAGCTCCCCGATGATGCTGCATTTGTCCTCAAACGCACGGACGAGAAGTATGGCTTCTTCAACACCTCGGACGTCCCTTCTCCGGCTTCCAGCCCCCACACATCTCCCCTTCTATCCGACGACGCATCGATTGCCACGTCGCAGAGAGACTACAGTCCCATCAGCCAGTACGCCCAGGCACACATGAATCCTTTCACGCTACCCTCCACCTCTATCGACGCTATGATGTCCCCTCTGGACGCGGTTGGGGGCGCCCCAGCGATGCCCCAGCCGCAAAGGCCACATGGCGTGACTTTCGATTCGGAACGGTTGGAACTCAACCCTGACCTTCTCGAGGGATGGAGCCGTCAAGCTACGAGTGCCCCGGAGTCTGATTTTGGCTCGTCCTTTGCAAGAATGCCCGCCAATGGAGCTGGCATGATGGAAAATACTGGTGCCGAGTCTGCCGGTCGACAAGCCCCGTCGGGCCAGGGTCCTGTCATGAATAGTCAACGCTGGATCATCAACGACAGCGCCAGATGGCACCAGAACTTCGACGGTTGGGACCTGGTTGGTGGCATTCCGAACAACTCTGTGTTCATGTTCGGCGACCAAGAccgaggcggcagcatccaGAACCCTTCAGAGCCGAGTGACCAAGCCCGTGCTGACTTTGAGGGCCTCGCAGCGTCcttgagcggcggcggctggttACCAGGTCTGGACTAG
- a CDS encoding uncharacterized protein (EggNog:ENOG503NX7I~COG:A~BUSCO:EOG092651FJ), producing the protein MRRPIRFDNLVRPKLRQSWSKLNLYNLSRNVGREPQIRGTPTFFQQKWAAKSKTRGYHGEHIPEKKWVRLFSRRLLSAVDLPPQYLAANDGSEQATGRGSGLTTSSLTAESYSRVPKLSTKDSSRRRPPPFGDVNKLLSDQFTNMTPYMQMTFAPLERRLDTAVFRALFASSVRQARQSVIHGAVKVNGKKMIHPSYQLNPGDMFQVDIERVMYCTGLKKVNRHSRTLLRSLEKGKKQFAFFLPSAVNEGTDGKASDGAAVNAEATEGQKEASASAEMEGAVKAEGSDAREAKHPNPDSWSEKKQWSRTNRALRFLLSNVKTVLETKPRELTGRDKRRLRLFRASAKRFLSHPQDHEMDAQELMEELQLQMKSHELMRETFKRLNIKGEKAEEVQESQQYNRQGRTDKDLEGLSEEQKERALLIRSRFQLSRDEVRKLGRLLQVDEENPVDETKPYATPWQPRPYMSAFAFIPRYLEVNPNICAAVYLRHPVARKGMAEVPTPFSYLTNQLAHNWYLERG; encoded by the exons ATGCGCAGGCCAATCCGGTTTGACAACCTCGTGCGGCCG AAATTGCGGCAGTCGTGGAGCAAGCTTAATCTCTACAACCTGTCCCGCAACGTTGGCCGCGAGCCGCAGATCCGTGGCACGCCGACCTTCTTCCAGCAGAAGTGGGCTGCCAAGTCCAAGACGAGAGGCTACCACGGCGAGCACATCCCCGAGAAGAAATGGGTGCGCCTTttctcccgccgcctcctctcTGCCGtcgacctgccgccgcaaTACCTCGCCGCCAATGACGGCTCTGAGCAGGCCACCGGTCGTGGTTCTGGCCTCACCACATCGAGCCTCACTGCCGAGTCCTACTCCAGGGTCCCCAAGCTCAGCACCAAGGATTCgtcgcgccgacggccgcctccttTCGGCGACGTCAACAAGCTCCTTTCGGATCAGTTCACCAACATGACACCCTACATGCAAATGACGTTTGCGCCGCTCGAACGGAGGCTTGACACTGCCGTCTTCCGGGCCTTGTTTGCAAGCAGCGTGCGTCAGGCACGCCAGTCGGTCATtcacggcgccgtcaaggtcAATGGTAAAAAG ATGATCCACCCTTCGTATCAACTGAACCCCGGCGACATGTTCCAGGTCGACATCGAAAGGGTCATGTACTGCACTGGCCTGAAAAAGGTCAATCGCCACAGCAGGACCCTGCTCCGCAGCCTagagaagggcaagaagcagTTCGCTTTCTTTCTTCCGTCGGCCGTCAACGAAGGCACTGATGGCAAGGCCTCAGACGGGGCTGCAGTCAACGCAGAGGCTACCGAGGGCCAAAAAGAAGCCAGCGCATCCGCTGAAATGGAGGGCGCTGTCAAGGCTGAAGGCTCCGATGCTAGGGAGGCTAAACATCCCAATCCTGACTCCTGGAGTGAAAAGAAGCAATGGTCGCGAACAAACAGGGCACTCAGGTTCCTGCTCAGTAACGTCAAGACTGTCTTGGAAACCAAGCCGCGGGAACTGACCGGGAGAGACAAGCGGCGTCTTCGGTTGTTCAGGGCTAGCGCCAAGCGCTTCCTATCACATCCCCAAGACCACGAGATGGACGCCCAGGAGCTCATGGAGGAGCTTCAGCTTCAAATGAAAAGTCATGAACTCATGCGCGAGACATTCAAGAGGCTCAATATCAAGGGTGAGAAGGCGGAGGAAGTGCAAGAATCGCAGCAATACAACAGGCAAGGTCGTACGGACAAGGATCTGGAGGGCCTGTCCGAGGAGCAAAAGGAGAGGGCGTTGCTCATCAGGAGCCGGTTTCAGCTATCGAGGGATGAGGTGCGCAAGCTGGGCAGGCTTCTCCAAGTCGATGAGGAAAATCCCGTCGACGAGACAAAGCCGTACGCAACGCCGTGGCAGCCGCGGCCATATATGTCGGCCTTTGCCTTCATCCCACGTTACCTCGAGGTGAACCCCAACATTTGCGCAGCCGTGTACCTTCGACACCCGGTCGCTCGCAAGGGCATGGCAGAGGTGCCAACGCCCTTCAGCTACCTGACGAACCAGCTGGCTCACAATTGGTATCTGGAGCGGGGTTGA
- the ctf18 gene encoding Chromosome transmission fidelity protein 18 (BUSCO:EOG09260N2T~COG:O~EggNog:ENOG503NUFN), producing the protein MLSASPPVAPPTRASPSKRPAPHDDQRPRPKPRVNGGFLIEGDDSEDDDDSQNQVHVAKRRMLHHDGASRLQADSAEAAPPATDTHGSADIHDVNNADTESAVHVPPPASQSLFSLLSHGQALLPMSVLNNINPIAYSARSHDGKTATIRQRKATAPASYESIVAARSRTKEGRAKRSYYGIDIHELIDSASKELSAKQHPRPAEPNVPITSLEQPSVTGRKSRKALLWTEKYRARNFMDLCGDDGTNRMVLRWLKRWDPVVFPGAAKPKAVIARRPGMNSQTEEEKPHRKILMLTGPPGLGKTTLAHVCAKQAGYEVLEVNASDDRSRDVVKNRIRTSLGTENVKTVANTKSGKGPPKVAKPVCVVVDEVDGATAGAGASGEGGFVKALIDLVLVDQKNASTVKDSTAHLHGKKRKGDDFRLLRPLILICNDVYHPSLRPLRQSNLAEIIHVGRPSMEAVVGRLKSVFEKEGIPCEKDAARKLCEAAWGMTTGIDAKRGAESTVEGDLRGVMVVGEWVAGRFRSSALGSERLLSRQWIERNVLHDLASSAAGARGLGRGSVREIVNRLFQEGGGFPKQAMDLSQSKTKHEQPKTELGFGEQQKKHSMERLRQMVDTSGEIGTIMTDIFAEYPNREYNDDIYLAKPNEAYDWLHFHDMCQSRLYASQEWELAPYLSQPILACHHLFASPKKHVAVLEKRWGADAEEDAGPPAPFSGPRANYQAREAEKQTRAELQAMQAQLSPSLTRSFRSAEDMAVEFLPYLVRMVSPDVKPVVVGGSQGTTASVRKESEREMVRRAAEVLAEVGVTLLKGKIEGDSVPSRGPQYVYRMDPDLEALSTFESGASLLLSSQAPTRYAVRQVLDQELRRTIALRETTARQARFRAGDSAAAAAGAASVLPSAHPLAAASALRLQDNNCNNNKENLCAGGGVAHKMGSHDPAAAAVVKRDFFGRVVEVKPLAELDGNSAERRAKREERKVWVTFHEGLNNAVRKPISLQEFMRAL; encoded by the exons ATGCtgtcagcgtcgccgccagttgcgccgcccacgcgcgcGTCTCCGTCCAAACGCCCAGCACCGCACGATGACCAGCGGCCCAGGCCGAAACCACGCGTAAATGGGGGCTTCCTGATCGAGGGTGATGACtcggaggacgacgatgactcCCAGAACCAAGTGCACGTGGCAAAAAGGCGCATGCTGCACCATGACGGCGCAAGCCGTTTGCAAGCGGACAGCGCCGAAGCAGCCCCCCCCGCGACGGACACCCATGGAAGCGCCGACATTCACGACGTTAACAACGCCGACACAGAGAGCGCTGTCCAtgtcccgccgccagcttctcAATCTCTTTTCTCCCTCTTGTCGCATGGACAAGCACTCCTGCCTATGTCGGTCTTGAACAACATCAACCCCATCGCGTACAGCGCTAGGTCTCACGACGGCAAAACGGCGACAATCAGACAGAGAAAGGCGACCGCGCCGGCATCCTACGAGTCAATCGTTGCCGCACGATCGAGAACCAAGGAAGGGAGAGCAAAGCGCAGCTACTATGGCATCGACATCCACGAACTTATCGATTCTGCCTCCAAGGAGCTGTCCGCCAAGCAACATCCTAGACCGGCAGAGCCGAATGTCCCCATCACATCTTTGGAACAGCCTTCAGTCACGGGAAGGAAATCGAGAAAAGCGTTACTGTGGACCGAGAAGTATCGCGCTCGAAACTTCATGGATCTctgtggcgacgacgggacgaATCGCATGGTCTTGCGTTGGCTGAAGCGGTGGGATCCCGTCGTCTTCCCGGGTGCTGCGAAGCCCAAGGCGGTCATAGCGAGGCGCCCCGGCATGAACAGTCAAACAGAGGAAGAGAAACCGCACCGCAAGATACTGATGCTCACGGGCCCGCCCGGGCTGGGGAAGACCACACTGGCCCACGTCTGCGCGAAACAGGCTGGCTacgaggtgctcgaggtcAACGCCAGTGATGACCGCAGCCGCGATGTCGTCAAGAACCGCATTCGCACCAGCCTGGGAACCGAAAACGTGAAGACAGTCGCCAACACTAAGAGTGGAAAGGGACCGCCAAAGGTTGCCAAGCCGGTCTGTGTCGTTGTTGATGAGGTTGATGGCGCTacagctggagctggagcgtCCGGAGAAGGCGGGTTTGTCAAGGCACTGATCGACCTCGTGCTTGTTGACCAGAAGAACGCATCAACAGTCAAAGATTCGACCGCACACCTGCACGGAAAGAAAAGGAAAGGAGACGACTttcggctgctgcggccctTGATTCTCATCTGCAACGATGTCTACCACCCGTCCCTGCGACCCTTGCGTCAGTCAAATCTGGCCGAAATCATCCACGTCGGCCGACCGTCGATGGAGGCAGTTGTCGGCCGGCTGAAATCTGTATTTGAAAAGGAAGGCATACCCTGCGAAAAAGATGCTGCCAGAAAGCTATGCGAGGCGGCATGGGGCATGACGACGGGCATCGACGCCAAGCGCGGTGCGGAGAGCACCGTGGAGGGCGATCTTCGTGGGGTCATGGTCGTGGGCGAGTGGGTTGCTGGTCGCTTCAGGTCGTCGGCCCTGGGGAGCGAGCGCCTGTTGTCGAGACAGTGGATCGAGCGCAACGTCCTACACGacttggccagcagcgcggctGGGGCCCGAGGTCTCGGCCGAGGCAGTGTCAGGGAGATTGTCAACCGGCTCTTTCAAGAAGGAGGTGGCTTTCCAAAGCAAGCCATGGATCTGTCCCAATCCAAAACCAAGCACGAGCAGCCCAAGACGgagctcggcttcggcgagcagcagaagaagcaTTCGATGGAACGCCTGCGCCAGATGGTCGACACGAGCGGCGAGATCGGCACCATCATGACAGACATCTTTGCCGAGTACCCGAATCGCGAGTACAACGACGACATTTACCTAGCCAAGCCCAACGAAGCGTACGACTGGCTTCACTTCCACGACATGTGTCAGTCCCGCCTGTACGCCAGCCAGGAGTGGGAGCTGGCCCCATACCTCAGCCAACCCATCCTCGCCTGCCACCACCTCTTCGCCTCGCCCAAGAAACAcgttgccgtcctcgagAAGCGCTggggcgccgacgccgaggaggacgcgggGCCACCGGCTCCTTTCTCGGGCCCGCGTGCCAACTACCAGGCCCGCGAGGCGGAGAAGCAGACCCGCGCTGAGCTACAGGCGATGCAGGCGCAGCTCAGCCCGTCACTGACGCGGTCGTTCCGCAGCGCCGAGGATATGGCTGTCGAGTTCCTGCCCTACCTGGTGCGCATGGTGTCTCCCGACGTCAaacccgtcgtcgtcggcggcagccaggggACCACGGCGAGCGTGCGCAAGGAGAGCGAGCGCGAGATGGTGCGTCgggccgccgaggtgctTGCCGAGGTGGGCGTCACGCTGCTCAAGGGGAAAATAGAAGGCGACTCTGTTCCCAGCCGGGGGCCGCAGTACGTCTACCGCATGGACCC TGATCTCGAAGCCCTGTCCACGTTTGAGTCAGGCGCATCTCTCCTTCTGTCATCGCAGGCGCCGACCCGCTACGCTGTGCGGCAGGTGCTCGACCAAGAGCTCCGGCGAACGATTGCCCTTCGCGAAACTACCGCCCGGCAGGCTCGCTTCCGCGCTGGCgactctgctgctgctgccgccggcgccgcgtccgtgCTGCCGTCCGCCCACCccttggcggccgcgtcggccctCCGGCTGCAGGACAATAAttgcaacaacaacaaggagAACCtgtgcgccggcggcggggtggcgCACAAGATGGGGAGCCacgacccggcggcggcagcggtggtcAAGCGCGACTTCTTCGgacgcgtcgtcgaggtgaagccgctggccgagctggacggcAACAGCGCCGAGAGGCGGGCCAagcgcgaggagcgcaaggtGTGGGTGACGTTTCACGAGGGGCTGAACAATGCGGTGCGCAAGCCCATCTCGCTGCAGGAGTTTATGCGTGCGCTCTGA